The Clavelina lepadiformis chromosome 1, kaClaLepa1.1, whole genome shotgun sequence genome segment TTTGGGATTGGCAATGTGAACAGCTGCTCTTTCCATTTCACCTCCCTCTTGTCTCATTTTCTTTCCGATATCATCTCTTGAGCAAAGAGAAAAGGTTAAAGCTTCAGTAAAGCCGGCAGCAGCAAGCTCTATCCTGACTCGCTCCGACAACTTCATTGACTTTTGCTGAGACCCGATAGTCATTGATCGTGGCAACGTTTTGACGATGTTGTTGTAACCATATGCAATTGCAACATCTTCTATTATATCGCATGCATGAATAACGTCAGATCGTGTAGGTGGGATTGTGACTTTAACCTCACCAGTTTCTTGACTAATGACTTCTGAcctaaaaatagttttaagcAAGTTAATTCGCTTACGCACTAAAATGTAAACCATATCATAGTATAAAAACATTAGTCATACTTTAAACACATTTTAGTCAAAAGCTTTGCGACATCGTCCGCGGATATTTTGattccaatttttttattaagatGATCAGCAAATACAATTTCACTCCTGTTGAAATAGATAAGATACATCAGTAATTTGCAAGCTTCAATTTCTTGCATTCACTTACGaggagaaaataaaaataatgagccaaaaaagaaaacgtgGAAGTAGAGAGTTTAACAAATCTACTTTTATTCTtcaattgataataattaattaatattctCATACACTTTAACTCCAACAAGAGTTTGTATATTAATATTGCTAAGTGTTTAGTTAGAAGTAGGTCAGCAGCGCTAAACCAAGTGAAAAATGTCAAGTGTACATTCCTTCATCATAACAATGCATCTGAATGATTGCCATTGTGATACATTATAATTGATTGCATGTTTGAAATTGTTCCTCACCCTATTGTTCATCATATCTGCCCCCAGACTTCCATCTAGTCTTAAAGATGAAAAACTATATTAAGCCTACTTGCGgccaaaacaatgttcaaagTAATAGATGCAATGGAAGAAATCTTTGGGCCCCAAGATAAAGAGTTTTTTTCCAAAGACGACATAAATACTCCAGCATCGCTAAAGCAAGTAATGCTTCTCTTGACGAGATTGATATTTAAAAGACACTAAGCCTTGCACGTGTTTTACTTTACATGTGTTTTAGGCTCAGCATATTTTATAGACCCTTCATAAATATTAATCAAACTCAGTAACCTGATAACATACCTGTAGGAAAGTTCTGGTGTGAGAACTCTTTTTTGGTCAGGATGAATTATTTTCACTGGTTCAATTTCATATGGCTTTTGACAGTAGCCTGAAAACATTGCAACTATGGTATCAAGCGCAACAGTGGCCTTTGTTAAATCAGTTGCAGTAATTTCTATTAGGACATTTGTAGTGGTGAGTTTAATTTTGGAGTGGTCACCATTGATAATAGGAGGCATAGACAAGACTACGccatttttatcataaattattGGATACACTGGACTGTCTCGAATGATCGGCAAGTATCCTTTGAGATGGGACTCTTTTGAATAAAGTTCCATAAGCTCTGGAGCTGTAAAAGCTTTTTCCTGATTAAGTGCCACAAACTTAATGTCTGCTGGTGGCTTTGCATCGTAAACAAATGGGCCTTCAATTGTGTCAAGGTCATGGGTTCCAATAGAGACCAAAGTCCGTTTCCTTCCAATACTGCTGTGAATTTTGTCCTGAAACAAAACGTCTATCCTCAAAACACAAATGCATTAATGCAATTttacacaaataaaaacagcACTTAGTAAAAAAAATACTCAGGTAATTGATACAAATAATACTAATTTAAGTGTGGTAAGAGGTATATAGGCTAAAATTATTGTTgtcaaaaaagtttgcaaaactaTGATACAtgaaatatgtcaaaataaagacttgcaaaacaaaattaaatctaCTTGTTGCAAGCATATctaaacaaaatatgaaattcTATTATATTTTGGTTTTACCTGTAAATCAATAAAGTTATTGTAATTTTCTTGTGTAAACTTGATGTTACGTAGAACTGCCCCAACACAGAATGGTCTTATTTCTTTGGTTGTTTCTGTCATTACAATTTCTTGCACATCTCCTTTTCCAGGAGGTAACAAAGTATATTGTGGGGCAGATTCTTTTTGGAGGAAAACTTTTAGGGCCTGTACCAAACCTTCGATGCAAAGCAAGTCGTacctaaaattaaatttctacTTTAATCTACTAGAAAAAGCAATCAGCTCCCAAATAGCACTATTTTACTAGTACAAGAAGCAAGATAGTAATATGTCCCTAGAGATGTGCCAAGTTGAACAGGAACCCGAACAACATATTCGGGTCACTTTACACCAGTTTATTATAAAAAGGCAAGGCAAATTAGCTTTTTGAATGTCAAGtaatattaaacaaataaacaagaaaattgaagttttattgcatgccatcatttgtgtttttgcacaCATGAATGCTTGTCAAAAACTACAATACTTTCCAGTCTGATACGAGGCAAATACCTGCAGCATTACAAGAAAAGTAgaaaagcaaaacatttaTGAACGAACCGATTTGCTGGCACTTCAATTTTATATATGATTGCATCCGATGCTCCATCAGCTGCTTTGGTGTGTCCTTGCTCTTTTTCAATTAATTCTTTTTCTGATGTGACTTCATCTAATTCCAACCCATAATCAAAGCAAAGAGCGTCAAATTCTTCTTCTGTGTATGTTTTACCAAGGCATTTAAACAGCTGTTCACGATTTACACTGATGGTTGGCATGATTCGTTTCAGTTGTTATGGTTCTTTCTGCGTTAATGTCAACGTTATTGCACTATATACCTTCTAGTCAAGCTGCAACACCTGcagcaaataatttttgaaaaatgagTTAAGAGtgtaaattgcacaaaacTGTGTGTAGCCTAAAAGTCGACAGACTTGTCTACAATATCAGTCATCAATTGTGCTCCTCAAGACCTACTGTAAGTCTGTAACACTGAACTTCGTTCACAGCTTTGATCAGGGGTATCTGCGTCATTCCGTCTACAGAACAACATTAAATTAACAAAGTTGAACAAACGAAACAACGTGAAAGTTGAAGACGTTGTGCTTTAAACATCTGTGGTGGCGTTTGCATGTAGTGATTCACGTTTATCTAGCTTCAGTCTTATAACAGTTATGTATACAGTATAGACAGTATATATTTTGAGATTGTcgaattattttatttctaaatgacagaagatatttttactttatttacaatttacagagTAGTGCACTAAGCACTCACAGCAATTACAGATTTACAGTGCAGTATCAGTATGTGTGTTGTTACGTTGTGAAGCTGGGCGTGAGTTTTCCATTGCGAGCGCCACAGTAATACTTCGGGGAAACCCCATAGCACAGATAAATTTCATAGTGGTAGGTCTAGTCTAGTTAGTTTGCCATTTTGCAGTACAGACGTACAGTAGTTAGTGTTAGTGGCATTACACCATGCTCCTATAGGTCTGCTTAGGAACACAAGTAACACAAGGGAATGGGATTAGCGGTTGGTAAAGCAGTCACGCAGAACGTAGGTCATGTTTTTCTGCTGATTGCGTGTGATGTTGTGAGGgccttttttcagttctattaggtatacaaatgcacaagCACAGGATGCCTTcatatactagaccccagctactccaATTGTGACTTcgtttggttgtgcacttgtatactagactctTTTTTCTAGGGTGCCCCTATTTCACGGGAAAAAAATCGGGAATTCAAAGCCATTTTTACCGTTTCTTGTTGACCTAActaaaatgttataacataaaaacCTAAGCCTtacctaaatctaacttctaatctaaacctaattccaataaaaatttaagtagctaaaattaactttttgcatgTATCTATTCTcttaacctaaccgcctacaCAAAGTGTACAAAAGTGTACACAAAGTAACTATTTCACCTTATACAGGTTACACAGCCTGATGTTAAAGAGAGGCGGTTttgttaggagaatgggtatgcaaaaagtctattttaggttttattggaCTTAGATTTAGGTTATAGAAGGTAGATTGAGGTTAGGTATAGGTTACtatattataacatttaagtcaGGTGAAGAAAAATCTGTGACAACTGGCTTCGAACGTACGATTTTCGATCTACACAAGCAGATGATgccacaatttgagtagcttgGGTTTAGTATACGAAGGCATCCTGTtatggttgtgcacttgtatactagactccGATTTTTTCTGATGAAATAGTGGTAGCCTTTTTTCTACCTTCACACTGACAGGAACAATCGTTGTTCATGACTAGCCCAAGTTGTACAATGTTGGTGCCACTGGGTATTGAACATGAGCCAAGGGCCACATCATAGAACATAGACCCTTTCCCCCTTTCCGAGGTACTCTCTGGGTGGCAAGACTTTTTCAATCACCTATTCTTAACAATGGATAttgtcgacccactttgattcttttttcaagaattttcattgttaagtatagacaatcaaaaaaatcttgccacccaaaacAACATGGTGGCCATAACTCAGAAAAGTACCTATTGTAAGCCCAGCACTTTAACCACTCAGCTACTGAGCCAACTAGGCCTAGCGCAAGTTTGGCTTAGCCCAACAGCATGCACTGCAGTCTTAATTTGACCAATAGTAATCTAACGAAGCAAGGAAGCAAAGTGGAAAATGATGAAGTAAATCAAAAGTACTAACTGGCTTTGATTGGAATTTCTGAATAAAAGGCAAATTAAGTTTTGGAGGTGAATTGGTCATGTGTCACGGCTCTTGAAAGATGAGTGTTTGGGTCTGAATGGATTAGTTTTAGATTAATTTGGGTTGGAAAAATATGTCATTTCATGTTGAAAATTGGCATATGTCTTTGCTCGCAAACTATCCTAATTGGCTTTTAGATTATTACTCTAttctattttaacttttattgatTAGTGTTGACccataatttttttctaagtTCAAACGACCAACCTTGCCTTGATCGCGTAAATATAACTCAGTGAAAATGCAAGTTTCACTTGCTCATTGACAACTGTTACTGGTACTAAGTCCATTTTTTCCT includes the following:
- the LOC143465872 gene encoding phenylalanine--tRNA ligase beta subunit-like, with product MPTISVNREQLFKCLGKTYTEEEFDALCFDYGLELDEVTSEKELIEKEQGHTKAADGASDAIIYKIEVPANRYDLLCIEGLVQALKVFLQKESAPQYTLLPPGKGDVQEIVMTETTKEIRPFCVGAVLRNIKFTQENYNNFIDLQDKIHSSIGRKRTLVSIGTHDLDTIEGPFVYDAKPPADIKFVALNQEKAFTAPELMELYSKESHLKGYLPIIRDSPVYPIIYDKNGVVLSMPPIINGDHSKIKLTTTNVLIEITATDLTKATVALDTIVAMFSGYCQKPYEIEPVKIIHPDQKRVLTPELSYRSEIVFADHLNKKIGIKISADDVAKLLTKMCLKSEVISQETGEVKVTIPPTRSDVIHACDIIEDVAIAYGYNNIVKTLPRSMTIGSQQKSMKLSERVRIELAAAGFTEALTFSLCSRDDIGKKMRQEGGEMERAAVHIANPKTLEFQVVRTSLIPGLLKTIASNRKMPLPLKLFEIQEVVLKDDKRDTKARNERRIAAVHYNKTPGFEVIHGLLDRLMQILEVKCATGNPSLRDVGYYIRAADDKSYFPGRCAEIVFREEVVGMLGVLHPDVITAFDLVCPAAAMEINFEKFY